A single window of Bufo bufo chromosome 10, aBufBuf1.1, whole genome shotgun sequence DNA harbors:
- the NDUFB7 gene encoding NADH dehydrogenase [ubiquinone] 1 beta subcomplex subunit 7 yields MGGNLTRSFRGDPDPKKMPASPLGEQFQEREMVATQEQMNLAQLPLKQRDYCAHHLINFLKCKRDMWPNLFGCSHERHDWEYCQHEDYIQRMKQYERERRLFERQKRRQESEAA; encoded by the exons ATGGGTGGTAATCTGACCAGGAGCTTTCGGGGCGACCCGGACCCCAAGAAAATGCCGGCCAGCCCTTTAGGGGAACAGTTTCAGGAAAGGG AGATGGTGGCTACCCAGGAGCAGATGAACCTTGCACAGCTGCCCTTGAAGCAGAGGGACTACTGCGCCCATCATCTCATCAATTTCCTAAAGTGTAAGAGAGACATGTGGCCAAACCTGTTTGGCTGTAGTCATGAGCGCCACGACTGGGAATACTGCCAGCACGAAGA TTACATCCAGCGGATGAAGCAGTATGAACGAGAACGGCGACTATTTGAAAGACAGAAGCGTCGGCAGGAGTCGGAGGCGGCGTGA
- the LOC120980590 gene encoding small VCP/p97-interacting protein: MGLCLPCLGGAADDVVETPDPELKRRQLAEAAEKRQMEASSRGIKNPTSVEQKKKKKEEVDTMMATSAPAGGGGAGGGLRWQVG, encoded by the exons ATGGGGCTGTGTCTGCCGTGTCTGGGGGGAGCTGCTGACGATGTGGTGGAGACCCCTGATCCT GAACTGAAGAGACGACAACTGGCGGAGGCCGCGGAGAAGAGACAGATGGAA GCGTCGTCCCGGGGAATAAAGAACCCAACATCAGTGGagcaaaagaagaagaagaaggaagaagTCGACACCATGATGGCCACCTCGGCCCCCGCTGGTGGTGGTGGGGCCGGTGGAGGACTTCGG TGGCAGGTCGGCTAA